Proteins found in one Zea mays cultivar B73 chromosome 1, Zm-B73-REFERENCE-NAM-5.0, whole genome shotgun sequence genomic segment:
- the LOC100501989 gene encoding GTPase LSG1-2 — MAGGGKKEKGEGLGRALIRQRNKAAAAAKERGEALAFGHRRAMPLESVIDVSDIDAVLQRAAEADQLAEAASVSSDSDLVIDLDATGETEDDRRRLRKEQEALHASSLRVPRRPPWHSQMTVEELDVNERRAFLVWRRNLARLEENDKLILTPFEKNIDIWRQLWRVLERSDLLVMVVDARDPLFYRCPDLEAYAKEIDEHKRTILLVNKADLLPLNIRKRWADYFKAHDILYVFWSAKAATATLEGKKLSGYSEGESASLDLDTKIYERDELLMKLQAEAESIVAQRRISPTVDDHEASSSDSVSSVTKHVVVGFVGYPNVGKSSTINALVGEKRTGVTHTPGKTKHFQTLIISEELTLCDCPGLVFPSFSSSRHEMVACGVLPIDRMTKHREAIQVVADRVPRDILEQIYKIALPKPKPYEPQSRPPTAAELLRAYCASRGHVSHAGLPDETRAARQILKDYIDGKIPHFELPPGVTGPEVDFEQIAGSESPTTSAANESVTDDLDEEDDDAVDPAESNMRDVLDDLESFDLGNGGSKTTAKKKEASHKHHKKPQRKKDRSWRVGNDGGDGTAVVRVYQKPAVNLSTVSLSGRV; from the exons ATGGCGGGCGGCGGAAAGAAGGAGAAGGGTGAGGGGCTCGGGCGCGCGCTGATCCGGCAGCGGAACAAGGCGGCCGCGGCCGCTAAGGAACGGGGCGAGGCGCTCGCCTTTGGCCACCGCCGCGCGATGCCGCTCGAGTCTGTCATTGACGTCAGTGACATCGATGCCGTGCTCCAGCGGGCCGCGGAGGCCGACCAGCTCGCTGAGGCCGCGTCcgtctcttccgactccgacctcGTCATCGACCT GGATGCGACGGGGGAGACGGAAGACGACAGGCGGCGGCTTCGCAAGGAGCAGGAGGCCCTGCACGCCAGCAGCCTCAGGGTCCCCAGGCG ACCGCCATGGCATAGTCAGATGACTGTGGAGGAGCTTGATGTGAACGAGCGTCGGGCCTTTCTGGTGTGGCGCAGGAATCTTGCAAG ATTGGAAGAGAATGATAAGCTTATCCTGACTCCCTTTGAGAAGAATATtgacatttggagacaactctgGAGAGTGCTTGAACGCAGTGATTTG TTGGTTATGGTGGTTGATGCTCGGGATCCTTTGTTCTACCGCTGCCCTGACCTTGAG GCATATGCAAAGGAAATTGATGAACACAAGAGAACAATACTCCTTGTTAACAAGGCTGATCTGTTGCCGTTAAATATCAG GAAGAGATGGGCTGATTATTTTAAGGCACATGACATTCTCTATGTGTTCTGGTCGGCTAAGGCTGCCACTGCCACATTAGAAGGCAAAAAGTTAAGTGGATACTCTGAAGGAGAATCTGCTTCACTTGATTTGGATACCAAGATATATGAAAGGGATGAACTCTTGATGAAGCTGCAAGCTGAGGCAGAATCTATTGTAGCTCAGAGGAGGATCTCACCTACTGTAGATGATCACGAAGCCAGTTCTTCAGATTCTGTTTCTTCAGTGACTAAGCATGTAGTTGTTGGATTTGTTGGCTATCCAAATGTTGGGAAGAGTTCAACTATAAATGCTTTGGTTGGCGAGAAGAGGACTGGTGTTACTCACACACCTGGCAAGACAAAACATTTCCAGACACTGATAATCTCTGAAGAGCTCACTCTTTGTGATTGCCCTGGTCTGGTCTTCCCTTCCTTTTCAAGCTCAAGGCATGAGATGGTGGCATGTGGTGTGTTGCCGATTGATAGGATGACAAAGCACCGGGAAGCTATTCAAGTGGTGGCAGATCGTGTCCCAAGGGACATCCTTGAGCAGATTTACAAAATTGCATTGCCAAAGCCAAAGCCATATGAACCCCAGTCCCGGCCGCCAACTGCTGCTGAGCTGTTGCGGGCCTACTGCGCGTCTCGTGGGCATGTCAGCCATGCTGGGCTGCCTGATGAGACCAGGGCTGCTCGACAGATACTGAAGGATTACATTGATGGTAAAATCCCACACTTTGAGCTCCCTCCTGGCGTGACAGGCCCTGAGGTGGACTTTGAACAAATCGCTGGATCAGAAAGTCCAACTACTTCAGCAGCTAATGAATCAGTTACTGATGATCTCGATGAAGAGGATGATGATGCAGTTGATCCTGCTGAATCAAACATGAGAGATGTCCTAGATGACCTTGAATCTTTTGACTTGGGTAATGGAGGGTCCAAAACTACAGCAAAGAAGAAAGAGGCGTCCCACAAGCACCACAAGAAGCCCCAGCGGAAGAAGGATCGGTCCTGGAGGGTTGGCAATGATGGTGGCGACGGAACAGCAGTTGTAAGAGTGTACCAGAAACCCGCAGTTAATTTGTCCACGGTCTCTTTAAGTGGCAGGGTCTGA